A segment of the Myxococcales bacterium genome:
AGGGCGAGACGCCTACCGCGCCCGCACCGCTACCGGGCGCACCGCAATGGGAGGCTCAAGCCAAGTCCCTGGCCTTTGCACCAGCCGGCGGCGTCGCTTCGCTCGCTATCGGCTACACACCTTTCACTGTGGGGCCAGCGTCCTCGCGCTTTCATCTCCAGCTTGCGCGAGATGCACGTTTCGACGACCTCGTGCTCGACGCACAAGTCGATGGAAGCGTGCGTCGTCTCGAGGCCCAGAATCTCCCGCCAGGCGTCTATTTCGCGCAGGTTAGCGCCATCGACGCGGATCAATTTGAGGGGCCCTTTGCCCCAGCGATGCGCCTCGTGGTGGGGACTTCTCTTCGTCGTCCAGAACGCGGCGAGCTCACGCTGTCTGTTCCCGAGGGCGAACTCTATTGCGGCGCTGATGGCGCCGCGCTCTCCAAAGTGGCGGAGCCCTTTCGGTTCGCCGACGTCGCGGCGCACGTCGTCCGCTGCTCTACCGATGCGATGCGTGGTGGCGGGACGCTGGATGTTCCCGTGCCGAGCCCTCTCGCGCCGCCGCTCCGCCTGCGTGCGCGATGGCTTGACGCGGCCCACCTGGCGTTCCGTCTTGAAGACGGACGCGGTCCCTTGCTGCGCCCGGTCGCAGGCGAGGTCGTCGTCTTCGGGACGGCGCACAAGCTCCTCGCGTTGCCCTTCGATGGCGGCGAATACGTTGTCGCTGCGCAAGGCGCCGAGGCGCGCCAGGATGCGGTTGTTGTCGCGAGGGTGCACGGTCATGACGCGGTCTCGACGACCGCTCGCCCTCTGGATGGCGCGCCTCTCTTTGCCGTGAACGGAACTCCGGGCGCCCGCGTCGAGTTCGACGTCGCCGCGGGCATCAGTGCGGTCGCGGTCGGTGTGGGGCGCCGCCTCGACGTGAGCGCCTCCGTCAGCAAGCCCTCCTCATTTGGGGCTTTCGCTCTGGCCCTTCGCGCGACGGGCCACGAGATGGCGCCAACAACGGTCGATGCTTCGTCCCTCGAGCTCGCGACTCCGCACACCGGAAGCGTGGTCACGAAGCACACCGCGTTCGGTCTAGGTCTGCCTCTTGGCCTACGCTTGTGTCGTGTTAGTCGCGCAATCTGCCCCCAGCTAACCCTGGCGCCGGAGCTGCTCTTTCAGAGCGGAGCGCTCGGAAACGCCTCGTCGACCGCGACGTTCTTGGCGGGCACCTTCGCCGTCGGAGCCAAGGCACACCTCGCCGGCCCGATCTCGCTCGTTGTCGAGGCCAACGCTCGCCTCGCGGCCAGCGTCAGCCGCTCGGGAGGCGCGATTCCCTTGACCGGCGGCGGCGCCACCATGGGCTTCTCGTGGGCACTCGGCGCGGCCTCGAGGCCTTTGGGCGGGTCGTCGCGGACCGCCACCACGGTCACCGACTCGATGAGCGTTCCATGGGTGCCACCGTCACGCAGCGTCAGAAGCTCTTTCGAGTAGACGCCAACGATGCAAGAGGGCGACGCGCCACGGACGCTTTGGCGCCGTCCGCGGCTTGTCCGCGATGATCTTGTGAAAACGAAGCCGTCAGTTCACGCGCTGCGAGAAGACGATGTCACTCGATGGCGAGGCCACGTCGGGGGCCTTCTCGGCGGAAATTTGCAAATCGAAGCTCGTCTCGGGCGCGCTGGCCTTTAGCGAGCCCTTTCGATCGTCCTTGTCGTACTTGAGGCTCGCGAGCCGCGCCCATTGGGCGCTTGAGCCCTTGCGGTACCAAGCAACGAACGCCGAGCTGCCGTCTGCCACACGCTCCGGCGGAGGGAGGTTCTTTACTTCGACCTCGAGCAGCGTCTGGTTCTGATCTTTCTTCACGTCGGCCACGACCTTCGCGTCGGCGCCGGGCGCCTTGGCTGAAGAGGCGACCTCGTATTTGAGTGGACCACCGCAAGCGAACAGGAAGAGCGAAAGGAGGACGGGGAAGGTGCGTCGCATGGGCGAGCGTTCAGCACGAACCAGGCCACGCCGAGGTTCGACACTAGCCGCGAGAAACCCCAAACGGTGCTGCATCGCTGCCTCAACGTTGCGGGGGGCAGACCGCAGCAACCGCGCCCCCGTCGGGCGCACGTTACTCGCCGCCCGACACGTCTTTCGCGAGATCCTTGCGCAGGTGAACGTGGATCTCGCCGAAGGCCGCCGTCTCGACGTAGTGCTCATTCACGAGCGCCGCCACCTTGCGGCACTGCTCCGTGAAGTCCACGAGCGCGCTCTCATTGGAAATGAGGGGCGACTTGTCGAAAAAGACGAACGCCGCCGGCAGCGCTTTGGAGACACGCGCGGTGAAGTCTTCGACGTGTTCGCGATGCAGAGCACGAATGCGATCGGCCTCGGGGCCGTTGGGCCGTAGGCCCGTTGGAATCCAGGAGCCGCCGAGCGCCGCGTCGGGGTTCAGATCGTACGCGTAGATGTACGGCGTGGCGCTTAGCCGCTCGGCGAGGAAGAGCACGTACGGGTCCATGCCGTAGATCTGGACGCGGTCCGTCGCCTTCGTGTTCCGCTTTAGGTAGCCGGCCGTTTGGCGCATCTCCCACGGAAAGAAGTCGTGATCGCGGAAGTACACGAGGTAGTCGTGGCTCTCGCGGTCTTCTTTCGTCTGCGCCTTACCCAAGATCCACACGTTCGTGATGTGTGGCGACGTCGTCATTGAGATGGCGACCTTCATGGCCAAGAGCGCGGCAGCCGCCAGCGGCACGAAGCGCAGGAATCGGAACGGTCCGACGGCGTCGGTCGCGTCGTCGGTCTTGGAGCCGACCCCGCGAAAGCGCTCCCACAGCCATACGACGAGCACGAGCCACTGCACGTGCATGCCCGCCGTGACAGGGTGGAAGTGGTAGGGGAAGCCCTTTCGCTGCGCGAGCACGCTCGCGAGGCCAGCGAGCGGCACGAGCGCCACAGCGAGCGCGCGCCGAGGCAACTGCCGATCCCAGATGAGGCCTAGCAGAACGAGGCTCGTGACGAAGGCGTAGGCCGCCGTGGCGCCGCCCCACTGGAGCGCCAGGATCTCCGCTGCCGAGCGCGGCAGCATGAAGCGGTACATCGTGGGGACGTCGACGAGGTAGATGCGCAAGAAGGCGCGCGCGTCGCCGTAGGCAAAGAGGAACGCGAGTTGCGTGATGGCCCCCAGCGCACCGCCCACCGTGAACCACAGGACGGCCTTGACGCGACCGGGCCGAAGGTCGCGATCGACGAGCAACGTCACGAGCTGCACCACCGTGAAGACGGCGTAGGTGGGCTTGCCGAACCATGGCACGACGCTCAGCGCGCCGACCAAGACCAACAAGATGAGCGCTGCGCCGCCGCGCCCTTCGCGCCCGTCTTTGGAGAGGGCGCGCTGCGCGACCAACTGCAACGCCACGCTCGCGAGCATGAACCAGTTGAAGAAGGTCTCCCGCTGCGCGAGGTCCCAATACAAGTAGAGGAGCAGTTGGCCTTCGAGGACGACCCACGCGGCAGCGGCCCAGGCTGCGCGCTCGAGCCACCCCACCTTCTTCTTTGTGACGAGGCCCGGGAGGCAGCCGCCCACGAAAGCAAAGACGAGCCCCGTGACCGTGAGATCGAGGACGCGGAAGCGATGCTCGTCGGCGCCGCCGTAGCGCAAAAAGAGCATGTGAATGAGGTGTGTGAGCGGTCCGTTGACGTCGCGCACGTCGCGGTAGTCGACGTCGCCGCGCTGGAGCGCCCAGGCGATGTACTGGAAGATGCCTTGGTCGCGACCGAGCGTCGTGAGCGCTGCGCGCTCGGTGCCGTCGATGACCCACGCGAGCGGCGCCAGCGCCACGATGAGCGGAACGAGAAGCGCGCGTCGCAGGTGCTCAACGAGGCGTCGTCCACGCACCGCAAGGAGCGGAGCTCGCGCACCAAGGAACCTCTCCAGCAGCGCCTGGACAGGGCCGAGCTTGGTCTCCGCGGGGGCCGACGACTCGTGCAAAGCGGCGCACCCTAGACGCGCCAGAAGCCCTCGTCGAGTCGCTCCTTCTCCAATTTCCGCCCGCTACCGGCCCGGACCTGCAAGGAGCAGACCCTTCGGCGTCGACACCGCAACCCACGATGCTGATGAAGGAAATCCATTCGCCGGTCCTGGCTCGTTGGCGCCGCGGGGGGCCCGAGACCTACTCGGCACCAGGTGAACTCGCGTCCAACCTGGACCTCGTGCCCTTCTCTTTGCGACAATCACCCGATGTCTGACCCAGTTCGACGGCTCCCGGTTCCGCAACCGGGGCCCGGTGATCGCGCGAAGGCCTTCGCGGAGGCGCTCTCGTTGGCCCGCGGGAAGCATGTCCTCATCGTGCTGCGCGGTCATCCCGACCCCGACGGCATCGCCTCGGCGCTGGCCCAGGCGCACATCGGTCATCGCTTGGGCGTGGGGCAAACGACCATCGCTTATTGCCACGACCTTTCGCATCGTGAGAACCGCGCGCTCGTGAAATTGCTCGGCATCGACCTGCGGAAGATCAAGAGCGTCCGCGAGCTCGGGACGGGCGTCGACTTCCTCTCGCTCGTCGACGCCCACGACGTCGACCCCGATCTCTCGCACGCCGACGGCATCGAGGTCTTGACCATCGTCGACCACCACCGGCCCCACGTCCCGCCCAAGGCTCGCTTCGTCGACATTCGGCAGGAGGTCGGCGCCACGGCGACGATGTTCGTCGAGTACCTCCAGGAGCTGGCGCCGCTCGACGCCGACTCGGAGGACGACCGCCGCGTGGCCACGGCGCTGATGCACGGCCTGTCGACCGACACTGACGACTTCACCTTGGCGCGCGGCATCGACTTCCGCGCCTCCGCGCAGATCGCCGAGCAGTGCGATCGCGATTTGCTCACAGACCTCAGTCGGCGCCTCATCGCGCCGAGCGCCATGGACGTCATCGCGCGCGCTCTCTCGGCGCTCGTCGTGCGCCGCAACTTCGCGATGTCGGGTGTCGGCTTCGTGCCGGAAGGTGATCGCGACACCATCGCGCAAGCGGCCGACTTTCTCATTCGCCGCGAGGACATCGACACGGTCGTCGTCTACGGCGTCGTGGGCGATCGCTTCATCGAGGGGTCCTTGCGAACGCACTCGGCGAGCGTCGATCCGGCCGTGTGGCTCGAGCAAGCGTTCGGCTGCGACGATCGCGGCCGCGCCTTCGGCGGCGGGCGCCGCGACAAGGGCGGATTCCGCATTCCCATCGGCTTTCTCGGCCGCGCGACGGACCGCGCCCAGCTTTGGACGCTCGTTGAGCACGCGATGCGCACGGCGCTCCTTAAGCAGCTCGGCGACGA
Coding sequences within it:
- a CDS encoding FecR domain-containing protein, with amino-acid sequence MKYVAGSGVLALAALLSASTSLAQEQESRFRYEVQPGDTCRSIAARFFGDSARVDLIHIANPGMGPVPHSLAPGTSLWLPRVATGAPSGPDARVAFFRNRVDVHVPAPRRAHLDDPLFRGHKVSTEGASSARLMFRDETQLRLGERTLVVIFGTTSTAAPATGLDTTLVTGNLRARLGELAGGPAKAARVTTAGAQVDLGAGEAQVAVDEGAATRLAVYSGERSGITAKKKKVPVPAGFGSKAVKGETPTAPAPLPGAPQWEAQAKSLAFAPAGGVASLAIGYTPFTVGPASSRFHLQLARDARFDDLVLDAQVDGSVRRLEAQNLPPGVYFAQVSAIDADQFEGPFAPAMRLVVGTSLRRPERGELTLSVPEGELYCGADGAALSKVAEPFRFADVAAHVVRCSTDAMRGGGTLDVPVPSPLAPPLRLRARWLDAAHLAFRLEDGRGPLLRPVAGEVVVFGTAHKLLALPFDGGEYVVAAQGAEARQDAVVVARVHGHDAVSTTARPLDGAPLFAVNGTPGARVEFDVAAGISAVAVGVGRRLDVSASVSKPSSFGAFALALRATGHEMAPTTVDASSLELATPHTGSVVTKHTAFGLGLPLGLRLCRVSRAICPQLTLAPELLFQSGALGNASSTATFLAGTFAVGAKAHLAGPISLVVEANARLAASVSRSGGAIPLTGGGATMGFSWALGAASRPLGGSSRTATTVTDSMSVPWVPPSRSVRSSFE
- a CDS encoding DHH family phosphoesterase, whose product is MSDPVRRLPVPQPGPGDRAKAFAEALSLARGKHVLIVLRGHPDPDGIASALAQAHIGHRLGVGQTTIAYCHDLSHRENRALVKLLGIDLRKIKSVRELGTGVDFLSLVDAHDVDPDLSHADGIEVLTIVDHHRPHVPPKARFVDIRQEVGATATMFVEYLQELAPLDADSEDDRRVATALMHGLSTDTDDFTLARGIDFRASAQIAEQCDRDLLTDLSRRLIAPSAMDVIARALSALVVRRNFAMSGVGFVPEGDRDTIAQAADFLIRREDIDTVVVYGVVGDRFIEGSLRTHSASVDPAVWLEQAFGCDDRGRAFGGGRRDKGGFRIPIGFLGRATDRAQLWTLVEHAMRTALLKQLGDEAVSPLVVPTA